The DNA sequence AGATACCAAAAACCATGTATATGAGTGAAATGTGACAGCTACTAACAGGCAAATCCTACAAATTACTCAAAACAACTTGATTAAGTGTAAATAACATTGCTAATGAGATGTAACCTTACATACTCAGTTCTGTAAGGAATGTGACTATGTGAGCCAGAAATCCACTAAAGATCTTGGAGATGTTGAATAAGAAGATAAAAAAATATAGAATATAAAAGGTGCATGGGTGATGATTCAGAAAAGTATTTTTCGTAGGAATAACCTGATATATCCATGAATTTATCTGCTGGTGCACTTCATCCACTATGGGCCCACGCAGAACTGTGAGAGGAACCTTGAATTGGGAAAGGTAAAATTAAACAAGGCAGATGTCAATCTCTTTAAAATCCTCCTTTAACAGATGCTGCAACTTAAAATGTTATTCCACAGGAAATTTGATCCCTTCATACCTGACCATCAGTCTTGATTGGAACTGTGCCATTAGGGCGGAATATGTATGCTCCAGAAGCCTTTAGTTCAGGACAAAAGGAATTAGCACCATTACATATAAATCCTATTTTTTTGGGTAAAAGGGGATCTTTAGTGCACCTGAGGATCACTTGCATTTCCATCCTGTCCAATGTAATACTTGTATTTCTGCTCAAAATTTGCTTGAACCTTGAAATTTTGTTGATGTAGTAAGTTAGCACAGAATATTTAGATCAATTTCATACAAAGCAATGTACACATGACCTGCTATGGAAAATAACGTTTGGAGTCTAGACTACTAATGATAAGTCTAATAACACTGGACCATGGCTAATCTTATGGGCGCTCAACTTCATTTCTGCGGGATGAAAGCACCGAATAAAAAGAAGTGCACACATCAGATCATCCACTGGCACATTACCTGAGTCTTACTATCGGAGTACAGGGATAATGTTCCAGCTGCATTATATTGAAGTTTCAAGTTGCCTTGACCAACTTGTAGATTACTACTTTCACTTCCTTGAGGTGAGTACTGACTGGACTTTGAAGACATATGTGCTGGATTATACATACAGAATTAGAAAGATATTTCGAGTAATAAGCCTTAAGTAGGtttgaaccaagaagaaagacctCATACCTGATTTCTTCGAGTTTGAGACAAAGTAAGTATTGAAACCAAGAGGTGGTATAGACACAGGAAAAGCAAGCCAAAACTTGGGCTTTGCACCTGGCGTTATGCTCAGGTAAGCCTTGACATGCTTGTCTCTTATGTTCAACGAGGCAGTAGCTATAGGCAGAAGTTGTGATTCAATTTCTCTTCCTTCAGAATCATGAACAACAATGGAATCACTGAAAACCTGTTGATTCCAAATATTATCAGATTTAGCTTCAcgatagaaaaataaataaataatagaatATTAGATCGTGACTATAATGTCTTCTTTCAAGAAAATAGGGAAAATAATGCATACTGGTATACGAAGGATGTCTTCTCGTTTCCACCCAAGCGAGTTGTATACAAGAACAACCTATAACCACAGAAAGAAAACAATAGCTGATGGTAAGTCTTTTTTGGTTAAAAGGCATCATGCATGAATTTGAAAAAAGGTACTCCTTCCATTACAAATTGTAAGCTTTTgtagatatatagcttttgctatgcacctagatatccattatatctagatacatagtaaaggctatgtatttagaaaagccaaaacgacttacaatttggaacggagggagtaatgttTTGAATTAGAAAGAGTCATGCATAAGCTAAGAACACTCACCAAGCTTTTTCCTTTCGTTAAGTCCATCTCAGCAGGAGGGCAATATGTAACATTTAGCAGAAGACACTGAAAAAAGGAGATATACAGATATATTATACTAGTAGTTTctaaataaaaataaagaaaTTTAGAAGTTAGAGCCTGATCCATATCCACCATTGTTTCTGATTTTAGGCATGTGACATTACATATTGTCCTAAACTAGGAAACATTAATCAAATACATTCTACATTGCAATATAAGGACATGTAGCTGCCTCCAACTGATATCAAAGTAGAATGTGGCTGTACTTTTTCACActgaaagaaaatggtaaaagAAGCCACAGACTAACTTGTGACAATTTCGTCATTGGGGATGAGCAACGTGATTTTGAGCCTGACTCTATCAAGCAAGCAAGAGAAGTTGAAACGAGCTCCTGGGCCTGTAAAAGGAATTGGACCAAATGAAAGCTATCAAATACCAAAAGAAAGAACATCAAGCATGAATTGCAGTAATTCTATCAGCAAGCTCACTTGTGTATATCCAATTGACAATCTCTTTGCATAATCATTTGCAACATGTTGTTTCTCTGTTCCTGTAACAGCATCATGGTGCTGTGCAAGAGCTAGAGCATCACCTAGACTATCTGTTGAGAGACCTGAGCTATGTCTCCCTTTAAAGAACTCCAGCTGTCTAGCTGCCTGAAAACAGTTGAATACTTGACTATAAGCCCTCTACCAAGTAAGTGGCCAAGGAATTTATGAATACCATTAGGAAACCCGAAGCCAAGCATATAGTGGAAAAAGGATGTAAACAGTACCAGGTAATACCCACTCATCATGCGGACATATCGTTTTAAGGCAGGTCTGCTTGTAAAGTAACCTGTCCAATAGGCATTTGGGTTGTCTGCATATCTGGAAGAAGAAATACAATCATAACCAAGTGCACAGAAGAAAAAGCTAACCAAACCATATTTCGGGAAGAAAACATACGGGAAGAAATCATTAGTCTTGAGAGGCCACTGCTCATTTGCAGCATATTTTGCATCGGTATAAATTGAAGGTGTGGAATAAAGAGCATTGACACGGCCATCCTGGGTTATGGTCCAAAACAACAAGCATGAGAGTTCCAACATTTTTAACAACTTTAAGCAAGAAAACTTCACCGTTCATATTATAATATATGCCAGTTTGGACTGTTAGATGCCTAAAAGAAACAAGATTGCGTTCATAAGAGGAATAAAACAATTAAGCACCTAATGTTTTAACCAAACTAAAAACAATAAAAGGAATCAAGTGTATCACGTGAACTAAACAATATATCATAATAATGAAAATTTGAGAGCATTGAAATGCATCAAATACATTTCATACAGCTTAACTAAaaatcatcatgaaaatggctCAACAGATATGCAGATGCCATGACCTTTCATGATGGACTGAAAAATAACTGAACAGATATTCAGTTCTTTATAATAACCATGAATATCCTAACCTTGTTCACATAGTGAATTAGTTTGTCCATATTTCTGAACCAACTCTCTGCGTATTGGTATTTGAAGTCTGTTCCCATCGTAAACATGATATGGTTTGTCCTCGTGATATTTGCCtacagaaaagaaagaaagaaagaaagaaagaaagaaatatgaCTCAGAATGTGAAGTTGACAAGTTGTATTTCTGAGTATGAATATTTTAGTCCAAATAACCACTAATAACACGAAATTCAGATAGTTCAAACTTGAAAGTAGCAAAGAACACCCTAGTTGCATTCTCACAGAGTCATAAATTTTAGCACTGAATAAGCAAATTGGAAGTGTAGTAGCATCAACCAAAAAGCTACTGGTCTCCTTGCAGTGTATATAGCCACAAAGAAAGTGCATCAGCACAAAAGATGAAAATACTGATAACTGAATGTACCTGTGCTCGTATTCAAGAAAAAAATGTACCTGTGCTACAGCTGCAGCAACAAAATCATTTACTCGTTCCTCAACATTATAATCGAAAAGAAGGGGATCATCCTGCGCAGAGGAAAACCAGGAATTGGCTTGTGCTAAAGGCTTGAATAATACACAATAACTATAGTACTGAACTTCTGATTAATTACCTGGACAACAGGGGAACTATCATCAACTTCAAAATAAAATTCACCAGGAGGTGGTTCATAGTTTTTTGGAAAGATGCCAGCAAAGATCTGAAAGAAACATACAGATTTGAAACAGAAACAAAACAAAGTGTCAAAAATTTGAAGTGGGTTAGCACTTAGCATCTATAGCATCATAGAAGTATTTGTAAATGCCTAAATGGAACATATATCGAGGTGCATTGTGTACTTTTGAAAAAGAAACAAGCCACTCACATCAGCCGATGAGCCCAAGGTCTTGGAGCCCCTCCATACAACCTCAAGTTCTTTTGTTCCCTTACGTGTATCACGGTCTTGGTAATCAATCCGGAAGAAATAGAAAGCATCAAATCCTACCTGACAGACAATAAAATGTCTAGTGAGCCATCTCTCTTCTAGTAAATCAAATGTGTTCCTTAAACACCACAGGGGCAACTGTTACTTAAGTTAAGAAATTGAGTTCGTTTTAGACAATAGTTCTGTGGGTGGTCAAAACGTGTGTTTACCTGTCAATCACACAAATATTAAGGGCAGTAGCAGAAATgacaatacaacaacaacaacaaagcctgtcagtcccaaacaagttggggtagtctagagttgaaacccaccaagagcccctagtcacggttcaggcacagtAGCAGAAATGACAATAGATAATTAATTTCTGATTGTCCATGGCTACATGCTGCATATAAGTAGCTATATCAACAATAcaatatctagtccacaaaagaAAAAGGTGAAATATCCAAACATTCAGGTTTCAAAATATTGAGCCTATTTCTATAATGATAATACAGACATTATTGTGGAattgcataaattcatcatatcatgcaaatgGGACGAAACTTGACTTGAATATGGTAACAGAAAATTACTTCTGCGCCAAGAAGGTAAGCCTGAACCGCAGAGTGCCCAAACGGATCAATCTGCCAGCCAATCCGTGGGATCTGGCCAAACTCCTCCTTGATGTACCTGTGCCCAAGTGTAGTCTGATCGATCATGTCAATGTAGTGTACAGCCGCCTCATCATGCATGCACATGCCACCATTTCTTCAACACCAGAAGCAATATGTCATTCACCACAGAACAAAAATAACTTTTGACAATACAATCTACAGAGTGGCAGCTACAAAACTTGAAGGAACATACATTAATTCCAGCCGTCCAGAGCTGATGAGCCCCTTCACCGTATCCTTGATCATGTCATTCTGGTTCCTCCACCATCTTTGGAAGAATGCCTGCAGTCGTACTCGTACATAACCACAAGTCAGAAAAAAGAAAAGTAAAAAACACTCCATCTATCAAGATAACCCACTCTGCACTACTGCAGTATGCCATGAAGCGTTTGGATGCAGAGTTGGTAATCTAACTTCCGTTCTCTGAGTCGGCAGCAAGGAACAGAGATTGTATAAATGTTCGCCCGAACCAACAGAATGGCCACAGGTAGACTCGCATTGCTTCCTATCATCTAATTTCACACAACAATTTGCCACAACCCAACTTACGACGCATCGGAGGCTCGAAAGTTGCAAGTCACTACTATTTACCTGCTCAACATAGATGAATTTTCGGTTCTCGTCCTTGAGCAGCGCCGGGATGAGCGAATCCAGCACGTTCTGGACGCATGCCCCCTTCAACCAGGAAAAACAAACAAACCAAATTAGTTTAAACAAAGTAGAGCAAAGTTGACGAAGAGCAAATTCAGTTCATTTAATTAGTTATTACGGATCCCCGAAACCGAAAGTATGCGGAAGCGATTAGCACGCCAATGCTAGTCTCCCAAAAAACAATAAAATTCCTCCGAAGTTTGGGGGGAGAACCGCACGCGAGGAAATCGGAGAGCAGCGGTCAGCCCGGCGGAGCAGGCGCCTCACCTGGATGGAGTTGTTGGATCCGACGTAGTACTGGTCTACGGTCTTGAGCCAGCCGACGTCGTCGTGGGTGTGCGGCACGACGTGCACGTTGAGCTTCCCCGGCACCACCCCCGCCGACGTGTTGTAGGGGATGTACACCGCCTCGCCCACGCCCGCGGCGGCGAAGATGGCGGCGAGGAGAAGGGCGAGGAGAACGGGGCCCATGGAGGCGGGCGCGCTAGGAGAGTGGAGCGTGGAAGGAACGGGAGGAGGTGCGGCGGTGGTCGCCGGGGAGGCGGAGACTGTGATGACTGATGACTGTGGCT is a window from the Miscanthus floridulus cultivar M001 unplaced genomic scaffold, ASM1932011v1 fs_164_5_6, whole genome shotgun sequence genome containing:
- the LOC136530615 gene encoding probable alpha-mannosidase At5g13980 — protein: MGPVLLALLLAAIFAAAGVGEAVYIPYNTSAGVVPGKLNVHVVPHTHDDVGWLKTVDQYYVGSNNSIQGACVQNVLDSLIPALLKDENRKFIYVEQAFFQRWWRNQNDMIKDTVKGLISSGRLELINGGMCMHDEAAVHYIDMIDQTTLGHRYIKEEFGQIPRIGWQIDPFGHSAVQAYLLGAEVGFDAFYFFRIDYQDRDTRKGTKELEVVWRGSKTLGSSADIFAGIFPKNYEPPPGEFYFEVDDSSPVVQDDPLLFDYNVEERVNDFVAAAVAQANITRTNHIMFTMGTDFKYQYAESWFRNMDKLIHYVNKDGRVNALYSTPSIYTDAKYAANEQWPLKTNDFFPYADNPNAYWTGYFTSRPALKRYVRMMSGYYLAARQLEFFKGRHSSGLSTDSLGDALALAQHHDAVTGTEKQHVANDYAKRLSIGYTQAQELVSTSLACLIESGSKSRCSSPMTKLSQCLLLNVTYCPPAEMDLTKGKSLVVLVYNSLGWKREDILRIPVFSDSIVVHDSEGREIESQLLPIATASLNIRDKHVKAYLSITPGAKPKFWLAFPVSIPPLGFNTYFVSNSKKSAHMSSKSSQYSPQGSESSNLQVGQGNLKLQYNAAGTLSLYSDSKTQVQANFEQKYKYYIGQDGNASDPQASGAYIFRPNGTVPIKTDGQVPLTVLRGPIVDEVHQQINSWIYQITRVYKGKDYVETEFIVGPIPVDDGNGKELATEIVTNMATNKTFYTDSSGRDFIKRIRDYRSEWKIEVHQPIAGNYYPVNLGIYVEDGSKELSVLVDRSIGGSSIKDGQIELMLHRRLLHDDGKGVAEALNETVCLDKQCEGLIIEGKYYVKIDPQGEGARWRRTFGQEIYSPLLLAFTEQDGGNWANSHVAKFSAMDSTYSLPDNVAMLTLQELEDGSVLLRFAHLYEAGEDKDLSTLASIDLKRVFPEKKIDKIIETSLSANQERTAMEKKRLKWKVQGSAADEKVVRGGPVDPSKLVVELGPMEIRTFIINFDHSISNKQLL